TCGCCTACCGGTGCGACTCACCCAGCTGCTCACGGAGCACGGCGGTATCGACGATCTCCCACAGCTCGGCAATCTTGCCGTCTCTGATATGCGCGAATACAGCCTGATCTATCTTGAAGGCTCGTCCCTCCGAGGAGAGCCCCCCGTAGGACCCGTACATCGTGCCTGTGACGACTGCACGAGCGGCTTCAGCAGTAGGGCTGGAAAACACATCGATGAACTCGTGATGAATGTCCGGCATCACCGACTTGGCCTTGCGCCAGGATTCGCGCTCACGCTCAAGTCCCACTGTTGAAAGCCCCGCGGGAGCATGGACGATCACGTCGTCGTGGAGGTACTGATCGAACGCTTCGAGGTCGCCAGCGTTACCTGCGGCGAATAATGCGGTGATCAGGGACGGATTGGACACGCGGCCTCCTCACCTCGCACTCTTGGGACGACCAGTAGGTACCCCTTCCAACATG
This genomic window from bacterium contains:
- a CDS encoding ester cyclase, whose product is MSNPSLITALFAAGNAGDLEAFDQYLHDDVIVHAPAGLSTVGLERERESWRKAKSVMPDIHHEFIDVFSSPTAEAARAVVTGTMYGSYGGLSSEGRAFKIDQAVFAHIRDGKIAELWEIVDTAVLREQLGESHR